The genomic stretch GCGCGCTCCTGCCGCAGGATCGCCCGCACCCGCTCCGGCGTGTCGGCGATAATCAGCCGATCCGGCGTCAGACACAGCGCCAACTTCTCCGGCAAGTTGTCCGCCGAGAAGATCTCGTTCATGGCTTCACGCACGATGGCCGTCGGATCACCGCCAAACGGACTTGCGCCGAAACCCCCGAAATCCTCCTCCTCCAGATCGGGACTCTCGGTGTCCGCCCCTTTCTTGTCCGGATCCGTCACGATCACATCGACCGGTTGCCCCTCGATCGTCTGCGTCTCGTGTGACTTGGCATACGTCTTCAGCCGGGTAACGGCCCCGTCGTAGTACTTCCGCATCAATTCGGCATCGCCGACACCCGCAACCAGCGCGCCCGACATGTCCTCCGGCTTCGCTCCCGGTGGTACGTGCAGGTACACCGCCAGCGGGCCCGCGAACGGGTTCTTCAGTTGGTCCACCGAGGTGTCCAGCATGCCCGCCAGCCGCTTCTTCAAGTCGTCGATCAGGCCAGTGGCGAACTGCATGTTCGGCAGCGCGGTAACCGCCTTGTCGTTCATCATTTGTGCGGCGGCGGTCTTCTCCCAGTCCGCGAGTACTTCCTGAACGTCCGTGATCCCGACGTAAAAGACAGCGTCCCGCGGCACCCACTCCGCCGGATCGCGCGCTTCACCGCGCGGCGCCTGGGCCCACGCTGCGCCGGCCACCGCCAGCAACGCGATGAATGATAGGGTCCGGGTACACCGACCAAGCTTCGTTTTCATCGAACCATCCTTCCTGCCTGAGGTTGGCTTGAGTACGTCTGTTGCAGACCCCTAGTCTCCTGCGCCCGTTGCCGGGGCACGAAGAAACGTCGGGGCTTCCTGATTCTGTCGCGACGCCGGCTGCAGATAGCGATAGCCGGCCTCCGAACTCTCGCTGTTGAAGGCGAACGCGTCGCGATTCCGTAGAAAGTCGATCACATACCGCACGGGTATCGCGAAGCCCAGCCCTTCGGCCGACGGGATTCCCATGTTCGTCACGCCCACCACTTCGCCACGCGTGTTGAACAGCGGTCCCCCCGAGTTGCCCGGGTTGATCTGCGCCGTCATCTGGATGTAGGTCAACCCTTCGAACGCCCGGTTGCGCTTGCTGACAATCCCCTGCGAGACCGTCCGCTCCAGCCCCAGCGGATTGCCGATCGCGAATACCAGGTCGCCATCGCGCAGATCGCTCTCCTCCGCCAAGTAGGTGATGACCGGTTCGTAATTCTCCGGGAACTTCACCCGCAACAGCGCGAGATCGAGAAACGAATTCGTCGCGACGATCTCCACTTCCTCGAACTTCTCCCGCCGGAATTCCGCCCCCACCTGCCGAAAGACCGTCACCGCCAGCTTACTTTCCCCTTCCACCACGTGGAAGTTCGTGATCAGGTGTCCCTCCATGCTGATGAAGAACCCGCTCCCCAGTCCCGTCGGCGACGACACCAGCACCACCCCCTCTCCAAACCGCTCCGTCAGCTCCTTCACGCTGCGCGGCGGCAGGTCGGCCGTGCTGTAGATATCCTCGGTCTGCCGCACCTGGGCGGCCTGCGCGCCCTCTTCGTCAGCCCGGATCTCGCGCACGTTGCTCCGCGGAATCGACAGCACGTCAAAACCGAGGTCAATCACCACCCGGTCCGCCGTCTCCCGCAGCACCTCCGCCCGGATCGTCTGGCCATCGCGCAAAACTACGATCGCCGCTTCTGCCAGCGGCACCCCGGCCAGTCCCACCAGTGCTACCGCTGCGAATCGCAGCCGGCGCAATCTTCGCCAGTCCGCTCCCGCCTCAACCTGTGCACGCATATCCAGAATTTCCTTTCTCCCGCGGCAAGCCCCTTTCGGCCCAGTGCCCGCCGCACGCTGTTCAATCCCGCGCGTATTCGCATCCTAGAATGCCCCACTGCCCCGCACAAGCTCAGGGTCTGTCGGGTCCTGTCCGAAACTGTGGCCTCGATTCCACGCAAGCGGCGCATGTGGAACGGGTTAGCACCCCGTAGCGCCCACCATGCGCCTGGTCACTCACTGTCACCCGCTGCCACCGCCTCGACAATCCGCTGCCGCACCTCGTTGAGCTGGTACGCACGCACATCCCGATCATCGTGCACCGCAAACAGCGCCCCACCCTCGAATGGCCCGAAACTCTCCGCCCAGACGGCGATACCGTCTGTGTTCGCGACCGTCGGCGCACCCGTGAACGATGTCACATGGCGACCGCCAACCCGTGTGAAGGCGTGCCAGACGGTCAAGTCCTTCCGCTGGTCAGTCAACAGCAGGTACCCACCCTCTGGACCGTCGAGCAGCACGACCCCCTCCGGATCGCCCTGCACCAGGCCTGCGCCCAGGATCTCCCCCAGGAATCGCCCCGCCCGGTCGTAGACTTTCACATTCTTCGGCGGCTCGTCACACACATAAACGCGGTTGTACTTGTCGTCCACGACGATGGACTCGATCTCGTCCAAGCGTCCCGGCCCCTGCTCGTCTCCGAACCACGCCACCAACTCGCCCGTCACCCAACCCCCGACGTGCCCAAGGACATAGACCTTCACGCTCTCCGCCGCCGGCACCTCGGTATCCGTCACGTACAGGTACACCCCGCCGTCCCGGATCGACACCGCCGCCCCATACGGCCGCCGCAGTTCGCCAAGCCCGAAGATTCCGGCGGGGGCCAGGGAGTCCGGCCGAAACGCCTGTACGCGCGCATTGTCCCGCTCGACCACGAGCACGAACGAGGATTCCGCGGACGCCCCCGACGGGCCAGGAAATGTAACGGTCACGATGCCATTCGGATAACGGAATGCGCCCGGCCCGGTACCCGTGCTACCGAACGCCGCCAGATGCCGCCCAGTCGCCGCATCGTAGGCATCCACACGGTCACCACGCTTCGCAGTAGCAAAGATGCGCACAGTTCCATCGACCAGGCGCGCCGCCGCCAGGGAATCGGTAGCGTCATACGCAATGGGCTCCGACGCCCATACTTCTGCTACCGTCCCCACACGCTGATCGCCGCGTTCCGGCGCGGGCGGGTGGGTTTGTGTGCAGCCCGTCAAGAGTAACGGGGCGATCACCACTGCAACCAGCAGGGGCGGCAGTTGACGGTGGTATTGCCGGTTCGGCATGGCGACTGGACTCCTGAGGTAACAGAGCGCGGCATCCTCCGGCCGCGTGAGCACAACGGGGAGCAGGGTACCTCCTCCTGACGCTTGCGGCCATGGCCGCGCAGACTTGCCGGGGATGCTTACTCACTATGAATTAACGACATCTCCGCAAAGGGTTAACTAAGCGCTCACACATTCAAGATAGATTCTGTTCGTGGGTGTTGTGCAAGGCCCTGCCGTGGCGCATGCCATCCTTACCCTGAGATGCGCCTGCTCTTGGTGCGCAAACGGCAACGTCGAGCGCGCAAGCTGGTTTCCCCGGATCCGTCATTAACGGCCATAGACTACGGAGGCGACGTGTGATCGTGCCAACGTCCCGCCGACATGGCGGCTTCACTCTCATCGAACTGCTCGTGGTCGTCGCGATCATCGCGCTCCTGATTTCCATGCTGCTGCCCGCGTTGCGCAACGCGCGTGAGCAGGCCAAGCAGGTCAAGTGTGCCGCGAATCTGCGCAGCTTCGGCCTGGGCTTCCATGCTTACGGCAATAGCAACCGCGATTTCTCGTGCAGTGGCTCGTTCGATCCCGAGATCTCGAACGGTCGCGACGGGCCGGTTGACCGCGTCGGCTGGGTCGCCGACCTGGTCAATGGGGAGTACGCCTTTCCCGGCCAGCAGCTCTGCCCGTCCAATCCCGCACTATACAACCAGAAGCTCGGCGTGATGGCCGCCGGTGCCAATTCGTATGGCGAGGAGGAGGCCCGCGACCTGGTCCAGCGCGGCTACAACACGAATTATTGCCAGTCGTGGTACATGGGCCGCACCGAATGGAATCCTGCTTCCAACGACTACAACCTCCGGCGTGTCCGGGCCACCCGCGGCCCGCTCCAATTCGGCCGGTGGGTCCGTGCCGGGGACGCCCGTATCCCCCTGCTGGGGGATGGCCGCACCGACCTCGACAACGTCGTCCTGGGCCAGCGTTCCGTGAAGACGATGATCGACGGCCCGTTCGGCGGCCCCTATGGCATCCAGAACTACGCCGACTTCGGCCCTGCTCACGGCTTCGGTAGCCACTTCGGCACCAAGGACCACAACCGCATCCGGGCCAATGTCCTTTTTGCCGACGGCCATGTCCGCATCTTCGAGGATCGCGATCGCGACGGGGAGTTCGCGATTGATGACAGTGTGTTCCCACCGCGCCAGAAGGACCTCAACGAGTCGATCGTGTTCGACGGCGTGCTCAGTATCGGCCGCCGCTCGGAAAGTACATGGGAACTGCGCTAGTTCGGGGGCGCGCCGCCACTCGCTTGCTCTGATCTCTGGAAGGAGGAAGAACATCATGCCACGTTTCAGCTGCACTGCGCTTCTAGCGGCCGGCCTGCTGGCTGTCACTGCGCACGCCACCGTGTTTCTCAATCAGATCTTCATCAACCCGCCCGGTAGTCTCGACGACACGATCGAGTTCATCGAACTGCAGGGCACGCCCTTCATGAAATTGGACGGCTTCGCCATTGCCTTCGTGAATGGCGGGCAGTTCAAGATCCACCCCGCCAACGGCAACTACCCGCCCACCTGTGGCGAGGGGGCTTTCTACACCCTGCTGTACCCGGATATCGTCCGTGATACCTGCAGGCCCGAAATCGACGAGTTCTTCAGTCTCGACGGACTCCAACTCGGTGCCAACGGCCTGCTCGTCCTCGGCATCAGCTCACCGAGCTTCTTCTCCACCATCCTTTCCGACACGAACTATCAGCGCTGGTCCCAACCCGGCGGTCTCTGGAACGGCGGTTTGGACACCCCTGGCAAGCTCCAGAATGACGGCTCCAACACGATCCTGCTCATCCGCAACCGGCCGGGCCTCACACAGGCCATCGCCCTTGATCCGGCGATCGACCCCAAACCGCCGCTCGTCTGGGGCAAGGACGTGGATCCCGATACGGAGGTCAGCTTCCTCGGCACCATCTGCGTCGGCGGCCCCTTCAACGGCCTGCCCTGCAACGTCGCCGGCGATTGTCCCGGCGGAACCTGCCGTGCCGTGATCGAATACGGCAACGGCGCGATCGACAAAGGTGCGCCGGACGGACTCGGCGGCTTCACCAAGGACTTTCGTGGGGCGCTCACCTTGTTCGATCTTTCTGACGATCTCGAGATTGTCGATGAAGTCAGTTACGAGCAAGATCGCGGCTGGGAACATGATTTCGACATGCGCAGTGTCGACCTCGGGAGTTCCTCCAGCGCCTTGCCCGAACGCAAGGTCCACACCCTCGACGACCCCCAGGGCTTTAACCCCGACCTGCTCACCCGCGTGGACTACCGCACCAAGGGCCCCGGCTGGGTACCGGTCCCCGGCGCCGTCGGCGAGTTGCCCAACGGCAATAACTGGCAGGACACCGCCACCGAACAGTGGATTCGCGGTGAGACCATCGTCAACAATGCTATCGGCGGCGCCGGTAACCCACCGCGCATCTGGTACAGCAACGCCCCCAACACGAATCCCGATGCTGTGCAACCCTTTGACACCCACGTACCCCGCTGGCTCAACAACGGTAACGCCCCGGACTACGACTTCAGCGCTCCGCAAACCTACCAGGTGCTGCCCGGTCGGCTGAATCCCCTCGCCATCCCTTTTATCCCCGGCGACAGCAACCGCGACGGCGTTTGCGACGCGGAGGATATTGCCAAGATCGCCGCCGTCTTCGGCGACGACGACTGGGTATTCAGCAACAGCTTCGCCGACGCCCCCGAAGGTAAGGGCGGCGACCCCGCCACGCAGACCCGCCCCTGGGACGTCAATCTCACCGGCGACAACGGCATCGAGTGCAGTGACCTCCAGTGGGCCCTCAACTTCCAGGGGGACACCACCGGCCGCATCCGCGGGGTTCGTTACGACAGCACCGCGCCGTCCGCGGTCGGCGTTGTCCTCAACCCCAGTGCCGGCCTCACCGCGGCCGTGTCCTATGCCATCGAAACAACGACGGCGACCGTACCGGTCGGGGCAGAGGCCTTCGTCATCGTCCGCGGCCAGGTCCTCGCGCCCAACACCATCGGCGACGAGCAGAACGGCATCATGCAGTTCGTGCATGACCTCCACATCGAGCCGGCCGGCATCCTGCGCGTCACAGCGGTCACGCCGTCCCTGCCATTTGAAACCACTCGCACCGGCATTCAGATCCTACTCGGCGAAAACGGGGATGCCGGCGTCATCCGGGTGAACGGCTATACGACCGAATTCACTGCGGGGCTCGCGCAACCGGATCGCCTATACGCCGTCACCCTCACCGCGCTCGCCGAAGGCAC from Phycisphaerales bacterium encodes the following:
- a CDS encoding type II secretion system protein; translation: MIVPTSRRHGGFTLIELLVVVAIIALLISMLLPALRNAREQAKQVKCAANLRSFGLGFHAYGNSNRDFSCSGSFDPEISNGRDGPVDRVGWVADLVNGEYAFPGQQLCPSNPALYNQKLGVMAAGANSYGEEEARDLVQRGYNTNYCQSWYMGRTEWNPASNDYNLRRVRATRGPLQFGRWVRAGDARIPLLGDGRTDLDNVVLGQRSVKTMIDGPFGGPYGIQNYADFGPAHGFGSHFGTKDHNRIRANVLFADGHVRIFEDRDRDGEFAIDDSVFPPRQKDLNESIVFDGVLSIGRRSESTWELR
- a CDS encoding trypsin-like peptidase domain-containing protein, producing MRAQVEAGADWRRLRRLRFAAVALVGLAGVPLAEAAIVVLRDGQTIRAEVLRETADRVVIDLGFDVLSIPRSNVREIRADEEGAQAAQVRQTEDIYSTADLPPRSVKELTERFGEGVVLVSSPTGLGSGFFISMEGHLITNFHVVEGESKLAVTVFRQVGAEFRREKFEEVEIVATNSFLDLALLRVKFPENYEPVITYLAEESDLRDGDLVFAIGNPLGLERTVSQGIVSKRNRAFEGLTYIQMTAQINPGNSGGPLFNTRGEVVGVTNMGIPSAEGLGFAIPVRYVIDFLRNRDAFAFNSESSEAGYRYLQPASRQNQEAPTFLRAPATGAGD